From a single Tetrapisispora phaffii CBS 4417 chromosome 15, complete genome genomic region:
- the APS2 gene encoding Aps2p (similar to Saccharomyces cerevisiae APS2 (YJR058C); ancestral locus Anc_1.505): MGIQFILCFNKQGVVRLVRWYEQLEKNEDTQAYISSIYKLLSSRDHKNQSNFIESFTEKTKLVYKRYAGLYFVMGIDTKDEEAIHLSNIHLFVEVLDAFFGNVCELDIVFNFYKAYMTMDEMFIGGELQEISKEVLLERLSYLDGLE; encoded by the coding sequence ATGggtattcaatttattctttGCTTCAATAAACAAGGCGTTGTACGGTTAGTGAGATGGTATGAACAATTAGagaaaaatgaagataCGCAAGCATACATTTCGTCTATTTATAAGTTGTTATCTTCTCGAGATCATAAGAATCAAagtaattttattgaatctTTTACTGAAAAGACGAAATTGGTTTATAAAAGATACGCAggtttatattttgtaatggGAATTGATActaaagatgaagaagccattcatttatcaaatatacATCTGTTTGTTGAAGTTTTGGATGCGTTTTTTGGAAACGTCTGTGAATTAGACATTGTATTTAATTTCTATAAAGCATACATGACGATGGATGAAATGTTTATTGGTGGTGAATTGCaagaaatttcaaaagaagTGCTATTGGAAAGATTATCATATTTAGATGGCTTGGAATAA
- the IOC3 gene encoding Ioc3p (similar to Saccharomyces cerevisiae IOC3 (YFR013W) and ESC8 (YOL017W); ancestral locus Anc_1.373), whose amino-acid sequence MSDEEVPTVHEDVSNKENENLADTSIVSDSGFGLRRSTRTPKPRVLIDKATETEERNAAEAAERRRISNAKAKQKAKLKQKALEKEKQMLIVKKEKEKERLKKQKLKQKEKEKAKKAKEKEKEKNKKKLLQLKAIKKNPTIAGGKIDKNVKVKEASLDYIPPVNTENWTPMLPLSTLDFKNAHSVISRFKNPNLMAVPYAGDVMKLMSFINKFYIFFDNELLNLSFQDFEIGLDLYPVTPQDIGMEFDNKKLLYQDYISVKEVIACQDKMNLVFLSLLRLLFDSSDSDRSREHNPVASLADLQTSKKVYAKYIEKLRETSLDWGYPQEWRKQINEGDDISKPKSKMFENDDTIPVDPKNPLILTENIYEWQKLAPIDEEDNPLFVPDIEKIGILALYPNDRIILFRALVDWCSANSPKVHNEIHFLSHFKKDPTFGIQTQHVPRYFLEGSKTTMLQFQRLCEIMEIRMEVRSKRKHVKKQIAEGKNEDFAKKMEILNHIKASYSSLTAEEKKKSIIENYDNWTKLFKGELHDNPLSDPYEDELYKLRSQEFFISRIPQVGDFYIPRLHSYSDSPVSVSTYTDLRSLENLLDKFNDGKYDTHYLFENFGQALSSQFKLLYHDTPTLISDMGKPRAKKGKVYWYEMCQDSNTLLEFIDFLDYKIASPVEKPKKKVKEEVENNTSENLQAIPEAKEPEPENVETDVKNEEPENLDPTINKKPLPKESRFNASRRKLKQLQDYLKRLYHILHAFEQLKKEYAGMKSGKRTLRRIQRRITYNDSDFDEDDERDNDEDNDEDEYPRANKKYRRE is encoded by the coding sequence ATGTCTGATGAAGAAGTTCCTACTGTCCATGAGGATGTCTCAAATAAAGAGAACGAAAATTTAGCTGACACTTCTATTGTAAGTGATAGTGGTTTTGGACTAAGACGTTCTACTCGTACACCCAAACCTAGAgtattaattgataaagCAACAGAAACTGAAGAAAGGAATGCTGCAGAAGCCGCTGAAAGGAGAAGGATTTCTAATGCTAAAGCTAAACAGAAAGCAAAACTTAAGCAGAAAGCTTTGGAAAAAGAGAAGCAAATGTTAATTGTtaagaaagagaaagagaaagaaagattgaagaaacaaaaactGAAgcagaaagaaaaagagaaagCTAAAAAGGCTAAAGAGAAGGAGAAAGagaagaacaagaaaaaaCTACTGCAATTGAAAGCCATTAAGAAAAATCCAACCATTGCTGGTGGTAAAATTGATAAGAATGTTAAGGTTAAAGAAGCATCGTTAGATTATATACCACCTGTAAATACTGAAAATTGGACCCCAATGTTGCCGTTATCGACACTAGATTTTAAGAATGCACACAGTGTTATTTCAAGATTTAAGAATCCAAATTTAATGGCAGTTCCATATGCAGGTGACGTTATGAAACTAATGTCTTTTATCAATAAgttctatattttttttgataatgaatTGCTAAATTTGTCATTTCAggattttgaaattggtTTGGATTTATACCCCGTTACTCCACAAGATATTGGCATggaatttgataataaaaaactACTATATCAAGATTATATCAGCGTGAAGGAAGTCATTGCTTGCCAGgataaaatgaatttagtatttttatcattattaagATTATTGTTCGATTCTTCGGATAGTGATAGAAGCAGAGAACACAACCCGGTTGCCAGTTTAGCAGATTTACAAACTTCTAAAAAAGTTTatgcaaaatatattgaaaaattaaggGAAACATCTCTTGACTGGGGTTATCCACAAGAATGGAGAAAACAAATCAATGAAGGCGATGATATTTCAAAGCCAAAGTCTAAAATGTTTGAGAATGATGACACTATTCCTGTAGACCCTAAAAatcctttaattttaacagaaaatatatatgaatgGCAGAAGCTTGCTCCAATCGATGAGGAAGATAACCCTCTATTTGTTCcagatattgaaaagatCGGCATCCTAGCATTATACCCTAATGACAGAATCATTCTGTTCAGAGCTTTAGTTGATTGGTGTTCTGCCAATTCTCCAAAAGTACACAATGAAATCCATTTTCTGTCACATTTCAAAAAAGACCCTACATTTGGTATTCAAACTCAACATGTCCCAAGGTATTTCTTAGAGGGTTCTAAAACTACTATGTTGCAATTCCAAAGACTTTGTGAAATTATGGAAATTAGAATGGAAGTCCGAAGTAAAAGAAAACATGTAAAGAAGCAAATTGCTGAAGGGAAGAATGAGGATTTTGccaaaaaaatggaaattttgaatcatATTAAGGCATCATATTCTTCACTAACAGCTGAggagaaaaagaaaagtatTATAGAAAACTATGACAATTGGACCAAATTATTCAAAGGTGAACTTCATGATAATCCTCTATCAGATCCTTATGAAgatgaattatataaattaagaTCTCAAGAATTTTTCATCTCAAGAATACCACAAGTAGGTGATTTTTACATTCCAAGATTACATTCATATTCTGATTCACCAGTAAGTGTGTCAACATATACCGACTTAAGAAGCCTAGAAAATTTacttgataaatttaacgATGGTAAATATGATACgcattatttatttgaaaattttggACAGGCATTAAGTAGTCAATTTAAGCTACTTTATCATGATACTCCTACATTAATTTCAGATATGGGTAAACCTAGGGCTAAAAAAGGTAAAGTTTATTGGTATGAAATGTGTCAAGATTCAAATACTCTACTTGAGTTTATCGATTTCTTAGATTATAAAATTGCATCTCCGGTTGAGAAACCTAAAAAGAAAGtgaaagaagaagttgaaaaCAATACATCAGAAAATCTGCAAGCAATTCCAGAAGCAAAAGAACCTGAACCTGAAAATGTTGAGACTgatgttaaaaatgaagagCCTGAAAACTTGGATCCTACTATCAATAAAAAACCACTTCCTAAGGAATCAAGATTCAATGCTTCCAGaagaaaattgaaacaGTTACAAGATTACTTGAAAAGGCTCTACCACATATTGCATGCATTtgaacaattgaaaaaagaatatgCAGGCATGAAATCCGGTAAAAGAACTTTGAGAAGAATTCAAAGACGTATAACATATAATGACAGTgattttgatgaagatgatgagaGAGATAACGATGAGGATAACGATGAGGATGAATATCCAAGagcaaataaaaaataccGTAGAGAATAG
- the PEX1 gene encoding AAA family ATPase peroxin 1 (similar to Saccharomyces cerevisiae PEX1 (YKL197C); ancestral locus Anc_1.506) — protein sequence MHKMISNKLYFENINLVFNNEIKGNFIRLPLKIIIELESTNKSINEFGVIIKGHNGKDLTLLGWDGIPSSDSLSLEINPSLLKHGDMVNKEVNVELKHFGDFCLAKEVYVEPTTSNDWEIIEKNAVYFKDYILHQTRFVSLDNDFICYVNNDNNLFCKFKIKKIVINDSRDDNVTSARISEGVLIIVSPLENKSRAKPSKKTPKILQTSYFRSCFYALKNDEHDTIDLTCYINDTLTASKYNFARLTIIQNPMESTDNNKSKSIFVNIKHSKLILENHISLNNYVHDTLLLPVQNGYRVKSEFIDVDHWSSPSKRSDNIKILANFSKLNEAITVDTNAVLNHLLNSKSDVLLVNGMTVLKDNYKLTFKLVDNLNNCIIPFINFNRKWKSNIETEITRNIKKIGNDYENYHYDYMNHEEDILNEEQLAEIIKYVSSPALPSNCILIEGGTGIGKTTLVNKLKLRLTLNSHQYIHYVDCNNILSQGNNFKVDDLSKLIANIVYTAYWYSPSIIIFDNFEVWVPKKERDNPGANQNNTSLSYKLSIQLMQLVNDIARINPLTLRVILTSNSKNSLNNILFEKHFICKVWSLKVPDNSKRIALIKKYCEDLVDNDIEFENDNELLNLAVKADGYSTLDLKILMDRIYYQLQISNNSSANKINGKCNLILNNSIVEKALEGFTPFSLRNVHLTKNTGVGWDDIGALFEAKQMLLETLEWPTKYSKIFEKNPLRLRAGILLYGYAGCGKTLLASAVAEQCGLNFISIKGPEILNKYIGASEQSIRELFDKAQSVKPCVLFFDEFDSIAPKRGHDSTGVTDRIVNQLLTQMDGAEGLDGVYVLAATSRPDLIDSALLRPGRLDKSIICDLPGKPERYDILKSITSTDHNSKKIKIQPDTNLTELSNITEGFSGADLQGLCYNAYLKAVHKYLERYETVKVDQKTEKEDVLNGVQFKLVNTGLKNLGHGDFQKLRQRIQEYFESNSELQVKNNASDSDSSFASLLISTQDFYEALKDTKASISPNEYQKLKLIYDKFRNDRNGKMPSGEGSRDVGTRSSLM from the coding sequence atGCACAAAATgatatctaataaattgtactttgaaaatatcaatttggtattcaataatgaaataaaggGTAATTTCATCAGATTaccattaaaaataatcataGAACTTGAATCCACAAACAAAtcaataaatgaatttggagttattattaaaggCCATAATGGCAAAGATTTAACTCTTTTGGGTTGGGATGGGATTCCTTCCAGTGATTCACTATCACTGGAAATCAATCCAAGTTTATTGAAACACGGTGATATGGTGAATAAAGAAGTAAATGTCGAACTAAAACATTTTGGTGATTTTTGTTTAGCAAAAGAAGTATATGTCGAACCAACTACTTCTAATGATTGGGagattattgaaaaaaatgcaGTCTATTTCAAGGACTATATTTTGCATCAGACAAGGTTTGTCTCGTTggataatgattttatatGTTATGTTAATAACGATAATAACTTATTctgtaaatttaaaataaagaaaattgtTATAAATGACAGTAGGGATGATAATGTAACATCAGCAAGAATTTCAGAAGGGGTGTTGATCATTGTTTCTCCATTAGAGAATAAATCAAGGGCAAAACCCAGTAAAAAAACtccaaaaatattacaaacaTCATATTTCAGATCTTGTTTTTATGCACTTAAAAATGACGAGCATGATACCATTGATTTAACATGTTATATTAATGATACACTAACAGCTTcgaaatataattttgcGAGGTTGACGATTATTCAAAATCCAATGGAAAGTACcgataataataaatctaaGAGCatatttgtaaatataaagCATTCGAAACTAATTTTGGAAAACCatatttctttgaataaCTATGTGCATGACACCTTATTGCTACCTGTTCAAAATGGTTACAGGGTAAAGTCAGAATTTATCGATGTAGACCATTGGAGTTCTCCATCGAAAAGAAGtgataatatcaaaattttagctaatttttcaaaattaaatgaagcTATAACTGTAGATACTAATGCTGTTCTTAACCACTTACTTAATTCTAAATCTGATGTTCTTTTGGTAAATGGTATGACAGTTCTTAAGGATAATTATAAACTTACTTTTAAACTAGTTGACaatttaaacaattgtattattccgtttatcaattttaatagaAAATGGAAATCTAACATTGAAACTGAAATTACTAggaatattaaaaaaataggAAATGATTACGAGAATTATCATTACGATTACATGAATcatgaagaagatatattaaatgaagaaCAACTTGcagaaattattaaatatgtCTCATCGCCGGCACTACCAAGTAACTGTATATTGATTGAAGGAGGTACAGGTATTGGTAAAACTACActtgtaaataaattgaagTTAAGGTTAACTTTAAACAGTcatcaatatattcattatgttgattgtaataatattctctCTCAAGGTAATAACTTTAAGGTTGATGACTTATCCAAATTAATAGCTAATATAGTATATACTGCATATTGGTATTCGCCatcaattataattttcGATAATTTTGAAGTATGGGTTCCAAAAAAGGAAAGAGATAATCCAGGTGCAAACCAAAACAACACCAGTCTTTCGTATAAATTgtcaattcaattgatgCAATTGGTCAATGACATTGCAAGAATAAACCCTCTTACTTTGAGAGTTATTCTGACTAGTAATTCGAAAAATTCacttaataatattctttttgaaaaacaTTTCATATGTAAAGTATGGAGTTTAAAAGTCCCTGATAATTCCAAAAGAATAgctttaataaaaaaatattgcGAGGATTTGGTTGATAATGACATTGAGTTTGAAAACGATAATGAACTTTTAAACTTAGCTGTTAAAGCAGATGGATATTCTACTTTGgatttaaagatattaatgGATAGAATTTATTACCAATTGCAAAtctcaaataattcatccgcaaataaaataaacgGTAAATgtaatttgattttaaataatagcATTGTCGAGAAAGCATTGGAGGGATTTACTCCTTTTTCTTTGAGAAATGTACATTTAACAAAGAATACAGGGGTGGGGTGGGATGATATAGGTGCTCTATTTGAAGCTAAACAGATGTTGTTGGAAACTTTAGAATGGCCAACCAAGTActcaaaaatatttgaaaagaatCCTTTACGTCTAAGAGCTggtatattattatatggTTACGCAGGTTGTGGGAAAACGCTACTTGCAAGTGCCGTCGCAGAACAATGTGgtttgaattttatttccaTTAAGGGACCTGAGATTCttaacaaatatattggGGCTAGTGAGCAAAGCATCAGGGAATTGTTCGATAAAGCACAATCTGTAAAACCTTGCGTCCttttttttgatgaatttgattCTATTGCTCCTAAAAGAGGACATGATTCAACTGGTGTTACAGATAGAATTGTTAATCAATTGTTAACTCAGATGGATGGTGCAGAGGGTTTGGATGGTGTCTATGTTTTGGCAGCAACTAGTAGACCAGACTTGATAGATTCTGCTCTATTGAGGCCAGGTAGATTGGACAAGAGCATTATATGTGACTTACCTGGAAAACCTGAACGATACgatattttgaaatcaatCACGTCAACTGATCACAAtagcaaaaaaattaaaattcaaCCTGATACAAATCTGACTGAGTTGTCGAATATTACAGAAGGTTTCTCTGGAGCAGATTTACAAGGCCTCTGTTACAATGCATATCTTAAAGCAGTTCATAAATATTTGGAACGTTATGAAACTGTGAAGGTAGACCAAAAAACAGAGAAAGAAGATGTTCTAAATGGAGTTCAATTTAAATTGGTTAATACTGGCCTAAAAAACTTAGGACATGGTGACTTCCAAAAACTAAGACAGAGAATACAAGAATATTTCGAAAGTAATAGTGAGCTTCAAGTCAAAAATAATGCCAGTGATTCTGACTCCTCATTTGCAtctcttttaatttcaacaCAAGATTTTTATGAGGCATTAAAAGATACCAAGGCTAGTATATCACCAAATGAATATCAAAAACTTAAATTGATATATGACAAATTCCGTAACGATAGAAATGGTAAAATGCCTAGTGGAGAAGGTTCAAGAGATGTTGGAACAAGATCCTCATTGATGTGA
- the CMK1 gene encoding calmodulin-dependent protein kinase CMK1 (similar to Saccharomyces cerevisiae CMK1 (YFR014C) and CMK2 (YOL016C); ancestral locus Anc_1.374) gives MVDKSEIQEPTPIEGHKVAKFLQKISGQPSSYINKEDYIFGKTLGAGSFGVVRQARRISTGEDVAVKILLKKALQGNEVHLQMLYDELSILQRLHHPHIVAFKDWFESKDKFYIVTQLATGGELFDRILARGKFTENDAVKIIYQLLDAVKYIHSQNVVHRDLKPENILYVNNSDNSDLVIADFGIAKQLKNNDDMIFKAAGSLGYVAPEVLTVNGHGKACDIWSLGVITYTLLSGYSAFIAESVEGFLEECTSSTYPVTFHRPYWDKISDEAKKFILSALTIEPEERPTAEQLLSHPWITSTMSHDADLLPSVREGFDARKKFREAVEIVKLNNRIKKLRETYCVGDETESDIELNSGQTSLQSLVNATNKLNLSSDSKSTMSEEQKRKLKSTLTQNTFAQLVVAAANNKEKLKQYDNELERKQSETP, from the coding sequence ATGGTTGATAAAAGTGAAATTCAAGAGCCAACTCCTATTGAAGGGCATAAAGTTGCAAAGTTCCTACAAAAAATAAGTGGCCAACCTTCATCCTAcattaataaagaagattatatttttggtAAGACTCTAGGTGCAGGTTCGTTCGGTGTAGTGAGACAAGCTAGACGTATATCAACAGGAGAAGATGTTGCTGTCAAAATCTTATTGAAGAAAGCTTTGCAAGGCAATGAAGTTCATTTACAAATGCTATATGAtgaattatcaatattacaAAGATTACACCATCCACATATTGTTGCATTCAAGGATTGGTTTGAATCTAAagataaattttatatcgTTACCCAATTAGCCACTGGTGGTGAATTGTTTGATAGAATTTTAGCTAGAGGTAAGTTTACAGAAAATGATGctgttaaaattatttatcaattattagatgctgttaaatatattcattcgCAAAATGTCGTCCATAGAGATTTGAAGCCTgagaatatattatatgttAATAACAGTGATAATTCTGATTTGGTTATCGCTGATTTTGGTATCGctaaacaattgaaaaataacGATGACATGATTTTTAAAGCAGCTGGTTCTTTAGGCTACGTCGCTCCAGAAGTGTTGACTGTCAATGGCCACGGAAAGGCTTGTGACATCTGGTCGCTAGGTGTTATTACCTATACACTTTTAAGTGGTTATAGTGCGTTCATTGCTGAATCCGTTGAAGGTTTCTTAGAAGAATGTACTTCATCCACCTATCCAGTAACTTTTCATAGACCTTATTGGGACAAAATCTCTGATGAAgccaaaaaatttattttatcagCATTAACAATTGAACCTGAAGAGAGACCAACTGCTGAGCAATTATTATCTCATCCATGGATCACAAGCACAATGAGTCATGACGCTGACTTATTACCATCTGTGCGTGAAGGATTCGACGCACGTAAAAAATTCCGTGAGGCTGTTGAAATTGTTAAGTTAAACAACAGAATCAAGAAGCTAAGAGAAACTTATTGTGTTGGAGATGAAACAGAAAGTgatattgaattgaataGTGGACAAACATCACTTCAATCTTTAGTTAATGCaactaataaattaaactTGTCATCCGATTCAAAAAGTACAATGAGTGAGGAACAAAAGAGGAAACTAAAATCTACTCTAACTCAGAACACATTTGCTCAGCTTGTGGTGGCTGCGGCAAATAATAAGGAGAAACTTAAGCAATACgataatgaattagaaaGAAAACAATCAGAAACCCCATAA
- the GSY1 gene encoding glycogen (starch) synthase GSY1 (similar to Saccharomyces cerevisiae GSY1 (YFR015C) and GSY2 (YLR258W); ancestral locus Anc_1.375) gives MGRDLENQLLFEVATEVANKVGGIYSVLKSKALVTIAQYHDNYTLIGPLNRATYQTEVEELDWENMHSHDSDSTASIKKVLIRMSERGVRFVYGNWLIEGSPKVILFELNSLSGYLNEWKADLWNLVGIPSPENDNETNDAILLGYVVTWFLGELAYINESDTIIAHFHEWLAGVALPLCRKRRIDVVTIFTTHATLLGRYLCASGDVDFYNNLQNFDVDHEAGKYGIYHRYCIERAAAHSADVFTTVSHITALEAEHLLKRKPDGILPNGLNVKKFQAYHEFQNLHALKKEKINDFVKGHFHGSLDFEIDDTLYFFIAGRYEYKNKGVDMYIEALARLNYRLKVSGCKKTVVAFIIMPAKNNSFTVEALRGQAVVKSLENTVNEVTELIGKRIFDHALKYPHMGITTELPTTLEDLLTDSDKILLKKRTLNLRRADGELPPVVTHNMADNSSDPVLNKIRSVQLFNNSSDRVKMIFHPEFLNANNPILGLDYDEFVRGCHLGVFPSYYEPWGYTPAECTVMGVPSITTNVSGFGAYMEDLIEANQAKDYGIYIVDRRFKNPEESIEQLVDYIEDFVNKNRRQRINQRNRTERLSDLLDWKRMGLEYIKARQLALFRAYPDEFKNQISQSTKMTEDSNLDSMTGETKFKISRPLSVPGSPKNSVIKTPNGNNDIRTVFMTPGDLGTLQDANNADDYFHLGLNDDDDDDGSTY, from the coding sequence ATGGGTCGTGATCTAGAAAATCAGTTGCTTTTTGAAGTAGCTACTGAAGTAGCAAATAAGGTGGGTGGTATATATTCGGTTTTGAAATCGAAAGCATTGGTCACTATTGCTCAATATCATGATAACTATACTTTGATTGGCCCTTTGAACAGAGCTACTTATCAAACTGAGGTGGAAGAACTTGATTGGGAAAATATGCATTCTCATGATTCAGACTCAACAGCTTCCATTAAGAAAGTTTTAATAAGGATGAGTGAAAGGGGTGTTCGCTTTGTGTATGGTAATTGGTTGATAGAAGGTTCTCCAAAAGTAATCttatttgaattgaattCTCTTTCAGGTTATTTGAATGAATGGAAGGCGGACCTTTGGAATTTGGTCGGTATTCCTTCTCCTGAAAATGACAATGAGACTAATGATGCAATTTTGCTTGGTTATGTTGTGACTTGGTTTTTAGGGGAATTGGCATATATAAATGAGAGCGATACAATTATTGCACATTTCCACGAATGGTTGGCAGGTGTGGCATTACCCTTGTGTAGAAAAAGGAGAATAGACGTTGTCACCATCTTTACTACACATGCAACTTTATTAGGAAGATATTTGTGTGCTTCAGGGGATGTTGATTTctataataatttacaaaacTTTGATGTCGACCACGAGGCAGGCAAATATGGCATTTATCATCGTTACTGTATCGAAAGAGCAGCCGCTCATAGTGCCGATGTTTTTACTACTGTGTCGCATATCACTGCTTTAGAAGCTgaacatttattaaaaagaaaacctGATGGGATATTACCAAATGGTTTAAACGTAAAGAAGTTCCAAGCTTATCATGAGTTTCAAAACCTTCATGctttgaagaaagaaaagataaATGATTTTGTTAAAGGACATTTCCATGGTTCTTtggattttgaaattgatgatactttatattttttcattgcTGGTAGATAtgaatacaaaaataaaggtGTTGACATGTATATTGAAGCCTTAGCAAGATTGAATTATAGATTGAAAGTTTCTGGTTGTAAGAAAACTGTCGTTGCTTTTATAATCATGCCTGCCAAAAACAATTCTTTCACTGTAGAAGCGTTGAGAGGCCAAGCAGTTGTCAAATCGTTAGAAAATACCGTAAATGAAGTAACAGAGCTTATTGgtaaaagaatttttgatCATGCCTTGAAATATCCACATATGGGCATTACGACAGAGTTACCAACAACTTTAGAAGATTTATTGACGGATtctgataaaattttattgaaaaagaGAACCTTAAACTTAAGAAGGGCTGATGGAGAACTACCTCCTGTGGTTACTCATAATATGGCAGATAATTCTAGTGATCCTGttttaaacaaaattagAAGTGTTCagttatttaataattccaGTGATAGAGTTAAAATGATTTTCCATCCCgaatttttaaatgcaAACAATCCAATACTAGGCCTTGATTATGATGAGTTTGTTCGTGGTTGTCATTTAGGTGTTTTCCCTTCATATTATGAACCTTGGGGGTATACACCGGCAGAATGTACCGTTATGGGTGTTCCCTCTATAACTACAAACGTATCTGGATTTGGCGCGTACATGGAAGACTTAATAGAAGCGAACCAGGCTAAAGATTatggtatatatattgttgaTCGTCGTTTTAAGAATCCAGAAGAAAGTATTGAACAACTAGTTGACTATATAGAAGATTTTGTAAACAAAAATAGAAGACAAAGAATTAACCAAAGAAATAGAACAGAGCGACTAAGTGATCTTTTGGATTGGAAGAGAATGGGCTTAGAATACATTAAAGCTCGTCAATTAGCATTATTTAGAGCCTATCCtgatgaatttaaaaatcaaatatcGCAATCGACCAAGATGACGGAAGACTCTAATTTAGATTCAATGACTGGAGAaacaaaattcaaaatttctaGACCTTTAAGCGTTCCAGGATCTCCCAAGAATAGTGTGATCAAAACACCGAATGGAAACAATGACATAAGAACAGTATTTATGACGCCAGGTGATTTGGGAACGTTGCAGGATGCAAACAATGCCGATGATTACTTCCATTTAGGtttaaatgatgatgatgatgatgatggaTCGacatattaa